From the Lathyrus oleraceus cultivar Zhongwan6 chromosome 4, CAAS_Psat_ZW6_1.0, whole genome shotgun sequence genome, one window contains:
- the LOC127074311 gene encoding late embryogenesis abundant protein 6 — MQSTMEKLKNKASAAKEQANIYKAKVDEKAEKARARTKEEEVIAHERAKAKEAKAKMELHDAKAKHAAEKLSTKQAHYYGTQQPHVEYYEGNQPFGSIPKPGTTAPTYPLGGKNILRNNHI, encoded by the exons ATGCAGTCTACAATGGAGAAACTAAAAAACAAGGCTAGTGCTGCCAAGGAGCAAGCCAACATCTATAAAGCCAAAGTTGACGAGAAG GCAGAGAAAGCAAGGGCAAGAACAAAGGAGGAGGAAGTGATAGCACATGAACGTGCAAAAGCTAAGGAAGCTAAAGCCAAGATGGAGCTACATGATGCTAAAGCCAAGCATGCTGCGGAGAAGCTAAGCACCAAACAAGCACATTATTATGGTACTCAGCAGCCACATGTGGAGTATTACGAAGGAAACCAGCCATTTGGGTCAATTCCCAAGCCTGGAACCACTGCTCCAACTTATCCACTAGGAGGAAAAAACATTCTACGAAATAACCACATATAG